The following proteins are encoded in a genomic region of Gossypium hirsutum isolate 1008001.06 chromosome D05, Gossypium_hirsutum_v2.1, whole genome shotgun sequence:
- the LOC107906782 gene encoding uncharacterized protein produces the protein MEVIVGPTFGMEATASAAAAVYVRERSEEKVGSSCVFLKEEDVGGPNLGSPDVFSESSSSIGSPGDSEDEEEEEDGVVSSGTSGGLASLGSLEDSLPIKRGLSNHYAGKSKSFANLLDVSTVKEVPKAENPFNKRRRVLLANKWNKSRKSSFYSWQNPNSMPLLALNEDDEETPSSSSSSSSSSSFSSSSNDKLPVAAIKPKLQQQSKLKVTLKSQSCFSLTDLQVQVEPQ, from the exons ATGGAGGTTATCGTGGGTCCCACGTTCGGCATGGAGGCCACTGCATCGGCGGCCGCCGCCGTGTATGTTAGAGAGCGGTCGGAGGAGAAGGTTGGGTCGTCTTGCGTTTTTCTCAAGGAGGAAGATGTTGGGGGGCCGAATCTGGGGTCACCGGATGTGTTCTCGGAGAGTTCGTCCTCGATTGGGTCACCGGGAGACAGCGAGgatgaagaggaagaggaagacgGCGTCGTTTCATCTGGAACAAGTGGAGGGTTGGCTTCTTTGGGTTCCCTAGAGGACTCCCTTCCCATCAA GAGGGGATTATCAAATCACTATGCTGGAAAATCAAAGTCATTTGCTAATCTGTTAGATGTAAGCACAGTAAAAGAGGTGCCAAAAGCAGAGAACCCATTCAACAAAAGGAGAAGGGTATTGCTTGCAAACAAATGGAACAAGTCCAGGAAGTCGTCTTTCTATTCATGGCAAAATCCCAACTCCATGCCGCTCCTTGCTTTGAATGAAGACGATGAAGAAAccccatcatcatcatcgtcgtcgtcgtcgtcgtcgtcatTTTCATCATCATCAAATGACAAACTACCAGTAGCAGCAATAAAACCCAAGTTGCAGCAGCAAAGCAAGCTGAAGGTCACTCTCAAATCGCAGAGTTGTTTTTCTTTAACAGATCTGCAAGTACAAGTTGAACCTCAATAA
- the LOC107906781 gene encoding coatomer subunit beta-1, with translation MEKSCNLLIHFDKGTPAIANEIKEALEGNDVPAKIDAMKKAIMLLLNGETLPQLFITIVRYVLPSEDHTVQKLLLLYLEIIEKTDTKGRVLPEMILICQNLRNNLQHPNEYIRGVTLRFLCRLNETEIIEPLIPSVLQNLEHRHPFIRRNAILAVMSIYKLPQGEQLLVDAPEMIEKVLSTEQDASAKRNAFLMLFTCAQDRAVNYLLTHVDRVSEWGELLQMVVLELIRKVCRTNRAEKGKYIKIIISLLNAPSTAVIYECAGTLVSLSSAPTAIRAAANTYCQLLLSQSDHNVKLIVLDRLNELKSSHRDIMVDLIMDVLRALSSPNLDIRRKTLDIVLELITPRNINEVVLMLKKEVMKTQSGELEKNGEYRQMLIQAIHSCAIKFPEVASTVVHLLMDFLGDSNVASAIDVVVFVREIIETNPKLRVSIITRLLDTFYQIRAARVCSCALWIIGEYCLSLSEVESGMATIKQCLGELPFYSVSEEGEATDASKKTPQANSITVSSRRPAVLADGTYATQSAASETAFSAPTVVQGSLASGNLRSLLLTGDFFLGAVVACTLTKLVLRLQEVQPSKVEVNKATTQALLIFVSMLQLGQSPVLPHPIDNDSNDRIVLCIRLLCDTGDGIRKIWLQSCRQSFVKMLSEKQLRETEELKAKAQVSHAQPDDLIDFYHLKSRKGMSQLELEDEVQDDLKRATGEFVNDNDDANKLNRILQLTGFSDPVYAEAYVTVHHYDIVLDITVINRTKETLQNLCLELATMGDLKLVERPQNYTLAPESSKQIKANIKVSSTETGVIFGNIVYETSNVLERTVVVLNDIHIDIMDYISPAVCTDAAFRTMWAEFEWENKVAVNTVIQDEKEFLNHIIKSTNMKCLTPVSALDDECGFLAANLYAKSVFGEDALLNLSVEKQADGKLSGYIRIRSKTQGIALSLGDKITLKQKGGG, from the exons ATGGAGAAGTCCTGTAATCTTCTTATTCACTTTGACAAAGGCACACCTGCAATTGCTAATGAGATTAAAGAAGCACTTGAAGGAAACGATGTTCCTGCAAAGATTGATGCCATGAAGAAAGCAATTATGCTTTTGTTGAATGGTGAAACTCTCCCCCAACTCTTTATCACCATTGTCAGATATGTTTTGCCTTCAGAGGACCACACGGTGCAAAAGCTTTTGCTTCTGTACTTGGAGATAATTGAGAAAACTGATACAAAAGGGAGGGTATTACCTGAAATGATATTGATATGCCAAAATTTGAGGAACAATCTTCAACATCCAAATGAATATATTCGTGGCGTGACCTTGAGGTTTCTTTGTCGCTTGAATGAGACAGAGATTATTGAGCCACTGATCCCTTCAGTTTTGCAAAACCTGGAGCATCGGCACCCATTTATTAGGAGGAATGCTATATTAGCTGTCATGTCGATATACAAGCTTCCACAGGGTGAGCAGCTCTTGGTTGATGCACCTGAAATGATCGAGAAGGTCCTTTCAACGGAGCAGGATGCATCTGCCAAGCGGAATGCATTCCTTATGCTATTTACTTGTGCACAAGATCGAGCTGTTAATTACCTCTTGACCCATGTTGATAGGGTTTCTGAATGGGGTGAATTGCTTCAGATGGTTGTGTTAGAGCTGATCCGAAAGGTTTGCAGAACAAATCGTGCCGAGAAAGGGAAGTATATTAAGAttattatatctttattaaatgcCCCATCAACTGCAGTTATTTATGAGTGCGCTGGCACTCTTGTTTCTCTGTCATCTGCTCCCACTGCTATTAGAGCTGCTGCCAACACTTACTGTCAGCTTCTTCTTTCTCAAAGTGACCACAATGTGAAGCTTATTGTACTAGATCGGCTGAATGAGCTCAAGTCTTCTCATAGAGATATTATGGTTGATCTGATCATGGATGTACTTCGGGCACTTTCAAGTCCAAATCTTGACATCCGGAGGAAGACGCTTGATATTGTTCTTGAGTTAATAACTCCTCGAAACATCAATGAGGTTGTTCTCATGTTGAAGAAGGAAGTTATGAAGACTCAAAGTGGAGAGCTTGAAAAGAATGGAGAATACAGACAAATGCTCATTCAAGCTATTCATTCCTGTGCAATTAAGTTCCCAGAAGTTGCAAGCACAGTTGTGCATCTTCTTATGGATTTCTTGGGTGACAGTAATGTTGCTTCAGCCATTGATGTTGTGGTTTTTGTTCGAGAAATAATTGAGACTAACCCTAAACTTAGGGTCTCCATTATAACAAGGCTATTGGATACATTCTATCAGATCCGAGCTGCACGGGTTTGCTCCTGTGCCCTTTGGATCATTGGAGAGTATTGCCTATCTCTATCTGAAGTTGAGAGTGGGATGGCAACCATAAAGCAGTGCCTCGGAGAGCTACCTTTCTACTCCGTTTCTGAGGAAGGGGAAGCTACTGATGCTTCTAAGAAAACTCCACAGGCAAACTCCATTACTGTCTCCTCAAGGAGACCAGCTGTTCTTGCTGACGGTACTTACGCAACCCAGAGTGCTGCCTCTGAAACTGCTTTCTCTGCTCCTACCGTTGTTCAGGGATCATTGGCTTCCGGGAATCTCAGATCTCTTCTCCTCACAGGCGACTTTTTCCTTGGGGCAGTTGTTGCGTGCACTTTGACTAAACTTGTTCTGAGGTTACAGGAGGTACAGCCATCAAAAGTTGAAGTTAACAAAGCAACCACACAGGCATTGCTGATCTTTGTCTCTATGCTGCAATTAGGACAATCACCTGTTCTTCCACACCCAATTGATAATGATTCTAATGATAGGATTGTTCTGTGCATAAGATTGTTGTGCGATACTGGTGATGGCATCAGGAAAATATGGTTGCAATCTTGCCGCCAGAGTTTTGTAAAAATGCTTTCGGAGAAACAGTTGCGAGAAACCGAGGAATTGAAGGCAAAGGCTCAGGTTTCTCATGCACAACCAGATGACCTTATTGATTTCTACCATTTGAAGAGTAGGAAG GGTATGAGCCAGCTGGAGTTGGAGGATGAGGTTCAAGATGATTTAAAACGTGCAACTGGAGAGTTTGTCAACGATAATGATGACGCAAATAAGCTCAACCGCATTCTTCAACTTACTGGATTTAGCGATCCAGTATATGCTGAAGCCTATGTCACTGTGCACCACTATGATATTGTTCTTGATATAACAGTTATCAATAGGACCAAGGAAACCCTTCAGAATTTGTGCTTGGAGTTGGCAACTATGGGTGATCTGAAACTCGTTGAGCGTCCACAAAACTATACCCTAGCCCCTGAATCTAGCAAGCAAATAAAAGCCAACATCAAGGTGTCATCAACTGAGACCGGAGTCATATTTGGCAACATTGTTTATGAGACTTCGAATGTGCTTGAAAGAACTGTTGTTGTTCTTAATGACATTCATATTGATATCATGGACTATATTTCTCCTGCTGTTTGTACCGATGCTGCATTCAGAACTATGTGGGCAGAATTTGAGTGGGAAAACAAG GTTGCTGTTAACACTGTAATCCAAGATGAGAAGGAATTCCTTAATCATATTATCAAGTCAACCAATATGAAGTGTCTCACACCAGT ATCTGCGCTAGATGATGAGTGCGGATTCCTGGCAGCTAACCTTTACGCGAAAAGTGTGTTTGGGGAGGATGCCTTGTTAAATTTGAGCGTTGAGAAACAAGCAGATGGGAAACTTAGTGGGTACATCAGGATAAGGAGCAAGACCCAGGGTATTGCTCTTAGTCTCGGGGATAAGATTACTCTAAAACAAAAGGGAGGCGGTTGA